The following proteins are co-located in the Castanea sativa cultivar Marrone di Chiusa Pesio chromosome 8, ASM4071231v1 genome:
- the LOC142608385 gene encoding uncharacterized protein LOC142608385 — translation MGSFSSLAIGLGLVFGCLLLAFVAELYYLLWWRKRRINSTEIIEDDYSNYAKELFQFICWKRPSSLHTNNTQQESMRDPDANNSLEPDLELGTSKDVLLMTYEDEGVESELMRLHNLAGPPRFLFTIKEETREDLESDDGKSRGDRSRKGSRTRSLSDLVVAIDTPFLTPLASPRLKSPTLNPFDSYNHHGFNPLFESSAEVELNRLRSSPPPRFKFLRDAEEKLYRRLKEEAEKKAVQNCETVQAPPSSTVVTEEKDGSFPKIISGNNKERELHHNLPQYQYPASSSQVLPLASSPTTFRPFDKASMVH, via the coding sequence ATGGGATCTTTCAGTAGTTTAGCAATTGGATTGGGTCTGGTCTTTGGGTGCCTCCTACTAGCCTTTGTTGCGGAGCTTTACTATTTGCTATGGTGGAGGAAGAGGAGAATCAACAGCACAGAGATTATTGAAGATGATTACAGCAATTATGCAAAGGAactatttcaatttatttgctgGAAGAGACCTTCTTCTTTGCATACCAACAATACTCAACAAGAAAGTATGAGAGACCCAGATGCCAATAATAGTCTTGAACCAGACCTAGAGCTTGGCACTAGCAAGGATGTGCTTCTGATGACCTATGAAGATGAGGGTGTGGAATCAGAGCTCATGAGGCTGCACAATCTTGCAGGCCCACCAAGATTTCTCTTCacaatcaaagaggaaactAGAGAGGATTTGGAGTCTGATGATGGGAAATCTAGAGGCGACAGAAGCAGAAAAGGGTCAAGAACTAGGAGCTTGAGTGATCTTGTGGTGGCTATTGACACCCCATTCCTTACCCCTTTGGCTTCTCCACGACTAAAGTCTCCAACTTTGAACCCTTTTGATTCCTATAACCACCATGGATTCAACCCTCTCTTTGAATCATCAGCAGAGGTAGAATTGAACAGGTTGAGATCTTCTCCACCTCCAAGGTTCAAGTTTTTGAGGGATGCAGAGGAGAAACTTTATAGAAGATTGAAGGAAGAAGCAGAGAAAAAGGCAGTTCAGAATTGTGAGACTGTTCAAGCTCCTCCTAGTTCGACAGTGGTAACAGAAGAAAAAGATGGGTCTTTTCCCAAAATTATTTCTGGTaacaacaaagagagagagcttCATCACAATCTACCACAATATCAATATCCTGCAAGCTCCTCTCAGGTACTTCCACTGGCTTCTTCACCTACAACATTCAGACCATTTGATAAGGCATCCATGGTGCACTAG